A genomic segment from Candidatus Leptovillus gracilis encodes:
- a CDS encoding PAS domain S-box protein, with protein MHSEAGERPYQRIFEAVSDGLIIHDAQTGMVVEANPAACAMYGYTPQEFIGQPLASLLHSDSHHLLHDYLQTVQEGGVYVATAVHLRRDGAAFYGEIRGMALTFAQRPCLLSAVRDISQRVQKEQKLAQQTKARIETRASQATLQERQRLAQNLHDAVNQSLFSASLIAEVLPRLWERDPTEGRQALEDLRRLTRGAMAEMRGLLAELRPLVLTDSELGDLLRQFGDALTGRTNIPVQVTVTGTERGPLPADVQVAFYRVCQEALTNIAKHAGASRVEIDLRYEADAVTLRIRDNGQGFDMAHTPAGHYGLSMMRERAKTIGAELTVASQPGQGAEIVIRWTKRLEKEVR; from the coding sequence ATGCATAGTGAAGCGGGAGAACGGCCGTATCAGCGCATTTTCGAGGCTGTCAGCGACGGTCTCATCATCCACGACGCCCAAACCGGGATGGTTGTAGAGGCCAATCCTGCTGCCTGCGCTATGTACGGCTACACTCCCCAAGAATTCATCGGCCAACCCCTTGCCAGCCTCCTTCACTCCGACAGCCATCATCTGCTCCACGACTACCTCCAGACTGTACAAGAGGGCGGTGTGTATGTGGCAACGGCCGTTCACCTCCGCCGCGATGGCGCAGCCTTCTATGGCGAAATCCGGGGGATGGCGCTTACGTTTGCACAGCGACCGTGTCTGCTGAGCGCCGTCCGCGATATCAGCCAGCGGGTGCAAAAGGAGCAAAAACTGGCGCAGCAGACGAAGGCCCGGATCGAAACGCGGGCCAGCCAGGCTACCTTGCAAGAACGGCAGCGGCTGGCGCAAAATCTCCACGACGCCGTCAACCAATCCCTCTTCTCCGCCAGCCTGATCGCCGAAGTGCTGCCCCGCCTCTGGGAACGCGACCCGACAGAGGGGCGGCAGGCGTTAGAAGATCTGCGCCGCCTGACGCGCGGCGCCATGGCCGAGATGCGCGGCCTGTTGGCCGAACTGCGCCCCCTTGTCTTAACCGACAGCGAGCTGGGCGACCTGCTGCGTCAGTTCGGCGACGCCCTTACCGGCCGGACCAACATTCCCGTCCAGGTGACGGTGACTGGGACAGAGCGTGGCCCCTTGCCCGCCGATGTGCAGGTGGCTTTCTACCGCGTTTGCCAGGAAGCGCTGACCAACATCGCCAAACATGCCGGGGCCAGCCGGGTGGAGATAGATCTGCGTTATGAGGCCGACGCGGTGACGCTGCGCATCCGCGATAACGGCCAGGGTTTTGATATGGCCCACACGCCCGCCGGCCATTATGGCCTGAGCATGATGCGCGAACGGGCCAAAACGATTGGCGCAGAATTAACGGTTGCCAGCCAGCCGGGCCAGGGGGCAGAAATTGTTATCCGCTGGACAAAGCGGCTGGAAAAGGAGGTCCGATGA
- a CDS encoding lmo0937 family membrane protein, with translation MLWTIIVILFILWLLGFLGGSVNPRLRTGNWIHTLLVIVVILVILQLLGVL, from the coding sequence ATGTTATGGACTATCATTGTTATTCTGTTCATCCTGTGGCTGCTCGGCTTTTTGGGCGGAAGTGTGAACCCAAGACTCCGTACCGGCAATTGGATCCACACGCTGCTCGTTATCGTTGTCATCCTGGTCATTTTACAACTGCTTGGGGTACTCTAA
- a CDS encoding response regulator transcription factor: MLVDDHTMVRRGLATFLKVFDDLELVGEAADGETAVSLCRQILPDVILMDIVMPDIDGVTATRLIRQSFPTVQIVALTSFKEESLVQSALQAGAIGYLLKNVSAEELAQAIRAAYAGRGTFAPEIVQAMAQAASQPPPPGHDLTEREREVLALMVAGLNNSEIAEKLFVTPSTIKSHVSNILTKFGVASRTEAAAMAVRQRLVD; this comes from the coding sequence ATGCTGGTGGATGACCACACGATGGTGCGCCGCGGCCTGGCGACCTTTTTGAAGGTGTTTGACGATCTGGAACTGGTGGGCGAGGCGGCGGATGGGGAAACGGCCGTTTCCCTCTGCCGCCAAATTTTACCCGACGTGATCCTGATGGACATCGTCATGCCAGACATAGATGGCGTCACCGCTACCCGCCTCATTCGCCAAAGCTTCCCCACCGTACAGATCGTTGCCCTGACCAGCTTCAAAGAAGAGAGTCTGGTACAAAGCGCGCTCCAGGCGGGGGCCATCGGCTACTTGCTCAAGAACGTCTCGGCCGAAGAGTTGGCCCAGGCTATTCGCGCTGCCTATGCCGGCCGGGGCACGTTCGCCCCGGAGATTGTCCAGGCCATGGCCCAAGCCGCCAGCCAACCGCCGCCGCCCGGCCACGACCTGACCGAGCGCGAGCGCGAAGTGTTGGCCCTGATGGTCGCCGGTTTGAACAACAGCGAGATCGCCGAGAAACTATTCGTTACGCCCTCCACCATCAAATCCCACGTCAGCAACATCCTGACCAAGTTTGGCGTCGCCAGCCGTACCGAGGCTGCGGCGATGGCCGTGCGCCAGAGGTTGGTTGACTAA
- a CDS encoding response regulator transcription factor: protein MIRVFIADSQTDTRSALRLMLLDLNMQVVGEANKWTAVLQEAAQTQPDMIVVDWELIPTESSLPALRATCPAAVVIVLISHLDARQQAALSAGADSFISKDETPDRVAERLRDAVAKIHVS, encoded by the coding sequence ATGATTCGCGTATTTATAGCCGACAGCCAAACCGACACCCGTTCAGCTCTGCGGCTGATGCTGCTGGATTTGAACATGCAGGTAGTTGGGGAGGCGAACAAGTGGACGGCCGTTTTGCAAGAAGCCGCTCAAACCCAACCCGACATGATCGTGGTGGACTGGGAGTTAATCCCCACAGAAAGTTCGCTCCCGGCGCTGCGGGCCACCTGCCCGGCGGCCGTTGTCATTGTCCTCATCAGCCACCTGGATGCCCGGCAGCAGGCGGCGCTCTCGGCCGGAGCCGACAGTTTCATCAGCAAAGACGAAACGCCAGACCGGGTGGCGGAACGGCTGCGCGACGCAGTCGCCAAGATTCACGTTAGCTAA
- a CDS encoding HPF/RaiA family ribosome-associated protein, translated as MKIQINTDKNIEADDDLAEQVRAMVGETLERFSERITWVEVYLSDENSDNKFGTHDMRCVLEVRLAGRSPTAVTHDAATWEQAVEGAAEQLMRSLESTLGRLDDHRQGETPQKYK; from the coding sequence ATGAAAATTCAAATCAACACCGATAAAAATATCGAAGCCGATGACGATCTGGCCGAACAAGTCAGAGCCATGGTGGGGGAGACCCTGGAGCGTTTCAGCGAGCGAATCACATGGGTTGAAGTCTACCTGAGTGACGAGAACAGCGACAACAAATTTGGCACCCATGATATGCGCTGCGTGCTGGAGGTCCGTCTTGCTGGCCGTTCCCCGACGGCCGTGACCCATGATGCGGCGACCTGGGAACAGGCTGTTGAAGGCGCGGCCGAGCAGTTAATGCGGTCCCTGGAAAGCACGCTGGGACGCCTGGACGACCACCGGCAAGGGGAGACGCCGCAAAAATATAAGTAA
- a CDS encoding 4'-phosphopantetheinyl transferase superfamily protein, with translation MSETWRPPPDAFVLPPGVIHLWRASLARSAETRQRLAQFLAPDELARASRFYFERDRQAYVVGRGLLRWLNGRYLSIPPSDIQFSSSSYGKPALAQGGDWQFNLAHSQGKLLVGFCRGAPIGVDIEQIRLPDEADALAQHYFSAAETAVFRQLPPAQRAEAFFNCWTRKEAYIKAIGEGLSCPLHSFDVTLRPGEPARLLRVAANAGAATAWTMTSLSPFPGYRGAALAAGQGWQMACWDGDLLAQDFCG, from the coding sequence GTGAGCGAAACGTGGCGGCCGCCGCCGGACGCCTTTGTGCTGCCGCCGGGCGTGATTCATCTGTGGCGGGCGTCTTTGGCCCGCAGCGCAGAGACACGGCAGCGGTTGGCGCAGTTCCTCGCGCCGGACGAACTGGCCCGCGCCAGCCGTTTCTATTTTGAACGTGACCGGCAGGCGTATGTGGTGGGGCGAGGTCTGCTGCGCTGGTTAAACGGCCGTTACCTTTCCATCCCCCCTTCAGACATCCAATTCAGCAGCAGCAGCTATGGCAAACCGGCGCTGGCGCAGGGCGGCGATTGGCAGTTCAACCTCGCACACAGCCAGGGCAAGCTGCTCGTCGGCTTTTGCCGCGGCGCGCCCATTGGCGTAGACATCGAGCAGATTCGTCTGCCCGACGAGGCGGACGCGCTGGCGCAGCATTATTTTTCGGCGGCGGAAACGGCCGTTTTCCGCCAACTGCCGCCCGCGCAGCGCGCCGAAGCATTTTTTAACTGCTGGACGCGCAAAGAGGCTTACATCAAGGCCATTGGCGAAGGGCTTTCTTGCCCGCTGCATTCCTTCGATGTCACTTTGCGGCCGGGCGAACCGGCTCGTTTGCTGCGGGTTGCGGCAAATGCAGGCGCGGCAACCGCCTGGACGATGACCTCGCTGTCGCCGTTTCCCGGTTATCGCGGTGCGGCGCTGGCGGCCGGGCAAGGCTGGCAAATGGCTTGTTGGGACGGCGATTTGCTGGCGCAGGATTTTTGCGGGTGA
- a CDS encoding DUF4281 domain-containing protein has translation METLFKLVNAFPMPLWLAMMFAPNHRLTERASRSGIIFSIAALNYVMALIQAARGGSPPGEAPGEGSGGVPNLTTLEGVRQGLSTPEGALAGWSHMLALDLFTGAWIYRQCRRLGAPAWVRIPALLFTLMTGPFGLLLFLVWRMLAGKTGEIAPQWLD, from the coding sequence ATGGAAACTTTGTTTAAACTTGTCAACGCATTCCCGATGCCGTTGTGGCTGGCGATGATGTTTGCCCCGAACCATCGGCTGACGGAGCGGGCCAGCCGTTCTGGGATCATTTTTAGCATTGCGGCCCTCAATTATGTAATGGCGCTGATTCAGGCAGCCCGCGGCGGTTCGCCGCCAGGTGAAGCGCCGGGTGAAGGTAGCGGTGGAGTACCAAACCTGACGACGCTGGAAGGGGTGCGTCAGGGGTTGAGTACGCCGGAAGGGGCGCTGGCCGGTTGGTCCCATATGCTCGCTCTGGACCTATTCACCGGGGCATGGATTTATCGCCAATGTCGCCGGTTGGGCGCGCCGGCCTGGGTGCGTATTCCGGCGCTGTTGTTCACGCTGATGACCGGGCCGTTTGGCCTGCTGCTTTTCCTGGTCTGGCGGATGTTGGCCGGCAAAACAGGCGAAATTGCGCCGCAATGGCTGGATTGA
- a CDS encoding universal stress protein: protein MLDRILVPLEGSALAECVLPHARAIAQAVGGHLFLLHVVEPEDDGRAPQVDPLNWYLRKVEAQSYMDQMSRQWQQSGLSVTSVLLEGPAAARVVAYAHDHDVDLVVLSNQSQSGVAQKVIWQVGKSVLLVRAEWPADNRPAELHYGRILLPLDGSLRAESVLPIATRLAQYHQAELLLAHIVARPEMVHPHALTPEDSALMTQIVERNQTVATDYLAQLQRRLPPGSQTRLLVGDNVITTLHDLVDQEKVDLLILSAHGHSGGSQRPYGNLVTNFITYGLVPLLVVQDMSSPNTGPLATDNAFRSSGQAMGGQTFANANYAQ, encoded by the coding sequence ATGCTGGACCGAATCCTTGTACCGCTAGAGGGGTCTGCCCTGGCGGAGTGTGTGCTGCCACATGCCAGGGCCATTGCCCAGGCTGTGGGCGGGCATCTCTTCTTGCTGCACGTGGTGGAGCCAGAGGATGACGGCCGTGCGCCCCAGGTGGACCCGCTGAACTGGTATTTGCGCAAAGTAGAAGCACAATCTTACATGGACCAGATGAGCCGACAGTGGCAGCAAAGCGGCCTGTCCGTTACCAGCGTCTTGCTCGAAGGCCCGGCCGCTGCGCGGGTGGTGGCCTATGCCCACGACCATGACGTAGACCTGGTGGTACTCAGCAACCAGAGCCAGAGCGGGGTGGCGCAAAAGGTAATCTGGCAGGTAGGCAAATCTGTTCTGTTGGTCCGGGCAGAGTGGCCGGCCGATAATCGGCCGGCTGAACTGCACTACGGCCGTATCCTCCTCCCCCTCGATGGTTCACTGCGCGCCGAAAGCGTCTTGCCGATTGCCACCCGCCTGGCCCAATACCACCAGGCAGAACTATTGCTGGCGCACATTGTCGCCCGGCCAGAAATGGTCCACCCCCACGCTCTCACCCCCGAAGACAGCGCCCTGATGACCCAGATCGTCGAACGTAACCAGACCGTCGCCACCGACTACCTGGCACAACTGCAACGCCGCCTGCCCCCAGGAAGCCAAACCCGTTTATTGGTCGGCGACAATGTCATCACCACTTTGCATGACCTGGTGGACCAGGAAAAAGTGGATTTGCTGATTTTGAGCGCTCATGGTCATTCCGGCGGCAGCCAACGGCCGTATGGCAACCTCGTCACCAACTTCATCACCTACGGCCTCGTCCCGCTGCTCGTTGTTCAGGATATGTCGTCCCCTAATACCGGGCCGCTGGCGACCGACAATGCCTTCCGGTCATCAGGTCAGGCGATGGGAGGGCAGACCTTTGCCAACGCCAACTACGCCCAGTGA
- a CDS encoding CsbD family protein: MNQDIFEGKWKEMRGQVKEWWGKLTDDDLEQVDGKADQLIGALQKRYGYTKEDAEKELNKRLDAAKVH; the protein is encoded by the coding sequence ATGAACCAAGATATTTTTGAAGGCAAGTGGAAAGAAATGCGGGGTCAGGTTAAAGAGTGGTGGGGCAAACTCACCGACGATGACCTGGAACAGGTGGATGGCAAGGCGGACCAACTGATCGGCGCACTGCAAAAGCGATATGGTTACACCAAAGAAGACGCCGAAAAGGAGCTGAACAAGCGGCTTGATGCCGCTAAGGTTCACTAA
- the rarD gene encoding EamA family transporter RarD, with protein sequence MKNKGIIYGIIAYTAWGVFPLYWKALKSVPAGEILSHRMAWSFLSLLLILTVMRRWAWIRPVLRQPKVLLTFLLTATLLSVNWLVYIWSVNAGFIVESALGYFINPLVNVLLGMVFLRERLRPLQAVAVLTAAGGVAYLTFSYGALPWIALTLAFSFGSYGLLRKTAVLNSLEGLSLESAWMFLPAVVYLVVQEVNGVGAFAHSGPQINLLLLGAGFITTIPLLLFAAAARRVTLITLGILQYIAPTLQFLIGVFVYNEPFSHGQLIGFSFIWLALIIYTGDAAARQRHRTALKPAQTPL encoded by the coding sequence ATGAAAAACAAAGGCATTATATATGGCATCATCGCCTATACCGCCTGGGGCGTGTTCCCACTTTACTGGAAAGCGCTAAAGAGCGTGCCGGCCGGCGAGATTCTCAGCCATCGCATGGCCTGGTCTTTTCTTTCTTTACTGCTGATTTTGACGGTTATGCGCCGTTGGGCCTGGATCAGACCGGTGCTGCGTCAGCCCAAAGTCCTGCTCACTTTCCTGCTGACGGCAACTCTCCTCAGTGTCAACTGGCTTGTCTACATCTGGTCGGTTAACGCCGGGTTTATCGTCGAATCCGCTCTGGGCTATTTTATCAATCCGCTGGTGAATGTGTTGTTGGGCATGGTGTTCTTGCGTGAACGGCTGCGGCCGTTGCAGGCAGTCGCCGTCCTGACAGCGGCCGGAGGCGTGGCTTACCTCACATTCAGCTATGGCGCGCTGCCCTGGATTGCCCTCACCCTGGCCTTTAGTTTTGGCTCCTATGGCCTGCTGCGGAAAACGGCCGTACTCAATTCCCTGGAAGGCTTGTCGCTGGAATCGGCCTGGATGTTCCTGCCGGCGGTCGTTTATCTGGTTGTGCAGGAGGTCAACGGCGTGGGCGCATTTGCCCACAGCGGCCCACAGATCAATTTACTGTTGCTGGGCGCCGGTTTTATCACCACCATCCCCCTGCTGCTCTTTGCCGCCGCCGCTCGCCGCGTCACCCTCATCACTCTGGGCATCCTGCAATACATCGCCCCCACTTTGCAATTTCTCATCGGCGTCTTTGTCTACAACGAGCCATTCAGCCACGGCCAATTGATCGGCTTCAGCTTCATCTGGCTGGCGCTAATCATCTACACCGGCGACGCCGCTGCCCGCCAGCGCCACCGCACCGCGCTGAAACCGGCGCAAACGCCGTTGTAG
- a CDS encoding rhomboid family intramembrane serine protease yields the protein MFPIGDDDSASKTFPVVTYALIALNVLFFFVEMSGGDAFIEKWAFVPARFLADPVGDSLTLFTAMFMHAGWAHLGGNMLYLYIFGNNVENRFGHVKFIIFYLLCGLAATFAQLAFSAGSNVPNLGASGAIAGVLGAYILLFPQGKIKVLQRQGVMQVPALIVIGLWFVLQLFSGVGSIAATTTDTGGVAYMAHIGGFVAGLGLAFLLRGSDRTQPSRVRSG from the coding sequence ATGTTCCCAATTGGTGATGATGACAGCGCCAGCAAAACTTTCCCAGTGGTCACTTATGCTCTGATCGCGCTGAACGTTCTCTTTTTCTTTGTCGAGATGAGCGGCGGTGACGCCTTTATCGAAAAATGGGCTTTTGTTCCGGCCCGTTTCCTGGCTGATCCCGTCGGCGATTCTCTGACACTTTTCACGGCCATGTTCATGCATGCCGGGTGGGCGCACCTGGGCGGCAACATGCTTTACTTGTACATCTTCGGCAACAACGTCGAAAACCGTTTCGGACACGTTAAGTTCATCATTTTCTACTTACTTTGTGGTCTGGCCGCCACTTTTGCCCAGTTAGCGTTTAGCGCTGGGTCCAATGTGCCAAATTTGGGCGCATCGGGGGCGATTGCCGGGGTACTTGGCGCTTACATCTTGTTATTTCCCCAGGGAAAGATCAAGGTATTGCAGCGCCAGGGCGTGATGCAGGTTCCGGCGTTGATCGTCATTGGCCTCTGGTTTGTGTTACAGCTTTTTAGCGGCGTTGGTTCTATCGCCGCCACCACAACGGACACGGGCGGCGTCGCTTATATGGCCCATATCGGCGGCTTTGTGGCCGGGCTTGGTCTGGCCTTTTTGCTGCGGGGCAGCGACCGGACGCAGCCGTCGAGGGTGCGCTCTGGCTAG
- a CDS encoding iron ABC transporter permease, with protein MAGLSRVFVQRRARPLLAFAVLVIPLAFLGAFFFYPLANILRVSLTAEAVAAVVGRPYFRSILWFTFWQAGLSTLLTLMAGLPAAYLFARYNFPGRSLLKALVTIPFVMPTVVVAAAFRALLGANGPLNLLLVAVFDLPRAPIRLEQTLSLILLAHVFYNVAVVVRLVGGFWANLNPRLAEAARTLGASRRQAFVEITLPLLRPSLFSAALLIFLFTFTSFGVILILGGPQFSTLETEIYRQYVTFLRPDIAALLSLLQIGFTFGLMMVYGRWQQHTAVALDFRPQQSNLRRPQTTAERTAVAALVLGLGLFLLAPLAALVWRSLVDRDGQFTLAYYQALSELRRGSVLFVPPITAVRNSILYALLTVLLAGFLGVLTTMTLVRPSRWRSWLDPLFMLPLGASAVTLGFGYVVTFGWLRTSPLLVLIAHTLVAFPFVVRSLMPVLLGIRPGLREAAAVLGASPLRVWREVDLPIMGRALLVAAVFAFTVSMGEFGATSFIVRPNSGYLTLPIAIQRYLGQPGALNYGQAMAMSAILMLVCAIGFFAIERFRYADIGEF; from the coding sequence ATGGCTGGATTGAGCCGGGTGTTTGTCCAGCGCCGCGCACGGCCGTTGCTGGCCTTTGCCGTATTGGTCATCCCCCTGGCTTTCCTGGGGGCTTTTTTCTTTTACCCGCTGGCTAACATTTTGCGCGTCAGCCTGACGGCCGAGGCGGTGGCGGCGGTGGTGGGACGGCCGTATTTCCGCAGCATCCTCTGGTTCACCTTCTGGCAGGCAGGGCTGTCTACCCTGCTCACCCTGATGGCCGGGCTGCCGGCCGCCTACCTTTTTGCCCGCTACAACTTCCCCGGCCGCAGCCTGCTGAAAGCCCTGGTCACTATCCCGTTTGTCATGCCCACGGTGGTGGTGGCCGCCGCCTTTCGCGCCCTCTTGGGCGCCAACGGGCCGCTGAACCTGCTGCTGGTGGCTGTGTTTGATTTGCCGCGCGCCCCCATTCGTCTGGAACAAACCCTGAGCCTGATCTTGCTGGCCCACGTGTTCTACAACGTGGCGGTGGTAGTGCGGCTGGTGGGCGGCTTTTGGGCTAACCTGAACCCGCGTCTGGCAGAAGCGGCGCGGACCTTGGGCGCGTCGCGCCGCCAGGCATTTGTGGAGATTACCCTGCCGTTGTTACGGCCGTCTCTCTTCAGCGCCGCCCTGCTGATTTTTTTGTTTACCTTCACCAGCTTTGGCGTCATTCTCATTCTGGGTGGGCCGCAGTTTAGCACCCTGGAGACAGAGATTTACCGCCAATACGTCACTTTTTTGCGGCCAGACATCGCCGCCCTGCTGTCGCTGCTGCAAATTGGCTTCACCTTTGGTCTGATGATGGTCTATGGGCGTTGGCAGCAGCACACGGCCGTTGCCCTGGATTTTCGCCCGCAGCAAAGCAACCTGCGCCGCCCGCAAACGACCGCCGAGCGCACGGCCGTAGCCGCTCTGGTGCTGGGGTTGGGTTTGTTTCTGCTGGCGCCGCTGGCAGCCCTGGTCTGGCGTTCGCTGGTAGACCGTGATGGGCAGTTTACCCTGGCCTATTACCAGGCATTGTCGGAACTGCGCCGGGGCAGTGTGCTGTTTGTGCCGCCGATAACGGCCGTGCGCAATTCCATCCTCTACGCCCTGCTCACTGTTTTGCTGGCTGGTTTCCTGGGGGTACTCACGACCATGACTCTGGTACGGCCGTCGCGCTGGCGCAGCTGGCTGGACCCACTCTTTATGCTGCCATTGGGCGCTTCGGCCGTCACCCTGGGTTTTGGCTACGTCGTCACCTTCGGTTGGCTGCGCACCTCGCCGCTGTTGGTACTCATCGCCCATACCCTGGTCGCTTTCCCCTTCGTCGTGCGCAGCCTGATGCCCGTCCTGCTGGGCATTCGCCCCGGTTTGCGCGAGGCGGCGGCCGTGTTGGGCGCGTCGCCGCTGCGCGTCTGGCGTGAGGTGGATTTGCCGATTATGGGGCGGGCGCTGCTGGTTGCCGCCGTGTTTGCCTTCACCGTCAGCATGGGAGAATTTGGGGCCACCAGTTTCATCGTGCGCCCCAACAGCGGCTATCTCACGCTGCCCATCGCCATTCAGCGTTACCTGGGCCAGCCCGGCGCGCTGAATTACGGGCAGGCGATGGCGATGAGCGCCATCCTCATGCTGGTTTGCGCCATCGGCTTTTTCGCCATCGAACGCTTCCGCTACGCCGACATTGGCGAATTTTGA
- a CDS encoding YtxH domain-containing protein: MKNKKSNKKNQDDNNLSGFWAGLMLLAGLLLGSLIGAGVMLLIAPQSGKKTRKQLRRKGRDLREQTTDAVDDTAAQLRAKAHHVTDSLHEQVEEIQQRGHDVIDSGKERFATVVEAGKTAVNGS; this comes from the coding sequence ATGAAGAACAAGAAAAGTAACAAAAAGAATCAAGATGACAATAATTTAAGCGGCTTTTGGGCCGGGCTGATGTTGTTGGCCGGGCTGCTGCTGGGCAGCCTGATCGGCGCAGGCGTGATGCTGCTGATAGCGCCGCAATCTGGCAAGAAAACGCGGAAGCAGCTCCGGCGGAAAGGTCGGGATTTGCGCGAGCAGACAACCGACGCGGTAGATGACACGGCCGCGCAGCTGCGGGCTAAAGCCCATCACGTTACGGACAGCCTGCACGAACAGGTGGAAGAGATACAACAACGGGGCCATGATGTCATTGACAGCGGAAAGGAACGTTTTGCCACCGTTGTCGAAGCTGGGAAAACGGCCGTTAACGGCTCCTGA
- a CDS encoding GlsB/YeaQ/YmgE family stress response membrane protein, with protein MNFIIWLVVGGIVGWVASIIMRTNGQQGLILNIIVGIVGAFLAGLVLTPLLGIGTINQNDFSLPALVVSVVGAVILLAIVSLFQGRGLRRG; from the coding sequence ATGAACTTTATTATATGGCTTGTCGTTGGCGGTATTGTTGGCTGGGTAGCCAGCATCATTATGCGCACAAATGGGCAGCAAGGGTTGATCCTCAACATTATCGTCGGCATCGTCGGCGCGTTTTTGGCCGGTCTGGTATTGACGCCGCTGTTGGGCATTGGCACCATCAACCAAAACGATTTCAGTTTGCCGGCTTTGGTTGTCTCGGTCGTCGGCGCCGTCATTCTGTTGGCAATTGTTAGCCTCTTCCAGGGCAGAGGGCTGCGCAGGGGTTAA
- the pyrF gene encoding orotidine-5'-phosphate decarboxylase, which yields MNYIEKLQTIQRQNDSWLCLGLDPDPVRLRVDVMKWDEPVLPFNKAIIDATADLVCAYKPNLGFYLQWGAAGVIALERTIAYIPGHIPIILDCKTGDIGHTQAAWGRGLFDQWGVDAITVNPFVGAEAVLPLIGDRPDKAVYILARTSNPSAANFQGDLAAGQGLTADVLRQSQTWATAGHKGYVVGATYPQELAAARQMAPAANFLIPGIGAQGGDLAAAVQYGADAIAGPVISASRSILYASLQGDFAAAARAAALDLRDQINAARRSLGAA from the coding sequence ATGAACTATATCGAAAAACTGCAAACAATTCAAAGACAAAACGATTCCTGGTTGTGTCTGGGCCTGGACCCTGACCCGGTGCGCTTGCGCGTAGACGTGATGAAGTGGGACGAGCCGGTGCTGCCCTTTAACAAGGCCATCATTGACGCGACGGCCGACCTGGTGTGCGCTTACAAGCCGAATTTGGGCTTTTACCTGCAATGGGGCGCGGCCGGCGTCATCGCCCTGGAGCGGACCATCGCCTATATTCCCGGCCACATCCCCATCATTTTAGATTGCAAAACGGGCGACATCGGCCACACGCAGGCGGCATGGGGGCGCGGCCTGTTTGACCAATGGGGCGTAGACGCCATCACGGTGAATCCGTTTGTTGGCGCGGAGGCGGTGCTGCCGCTGATTGGCGACCGGCCGGACAAGGCGGTCTATATCCTGGCGCGTACTTCCAACCCCAGCGCCGCCAACTTCCAGGGCGACCTGGCCGCCGGGCAAGGGCTGACGGCCGATGTGCTGCGCCAAAGCCAGACCTGGGCCACGGCCGGACACAAAGGTTATGTCGTTGGCGCAACTTATCCGCAAGAATTGGCGGCTGCCCGGCAAATGGCCCCGGCGGCCAACTTTTTGATTCCCGGCATTGGCGCGCAGGGGGGTGATCTGGCAGCGGCCGTGCAATACGGGGCGGATGCCATTGCCGGGCCGGTCATCAGCGCCAGCCGCAGCATTTTGTATGCGTCGCTGCAAGGCGATTTTGCCGCCGCCGCCCGCGCCGCCGCCCTGGACCTGCGCGACCAGATCAACGCGGCGCGCCGGAGTCTGGGCGCGGCGTGA